CCTGTCCTGGCCGCACCTGCTGGCGCTCGGCGTCGGTTCCATCGTCGGCACCGGCATCCTGACGCTGATCGGCGTCGGCGCCGACCGTGCCGGTCCGGCAGTGCTGGTTTCCTTCGCCATCGCCGGTGCCATCTGCGCCTGCGCCGCGCTCGCCTATGCCGAGCTTTCGACGATGATGCCCACCGCCGGCAGCGCCTACAGCTACAGCCACAAGGTGCTGGGCAGCACGATAGGCTGGATCGTCGGCTGGAGCCTGATCCTCGAATATTCGCTGGTGGTATCGACCGTCGCGGTCGGCTGGTCGGGCTATGCCTCGCCGCTGCTCCACGCGGTGGGCTTCCCGAAGGCACTGACCGAGGGCCCGGAACTGGGCGGTCTCGTCAATGTCCCCGCCGTGTTCATCATCGCCGTCGTCGCGGGCCTGCTCGCCTTCGGCACGCGGGAAAGCGCGCGGATCAACACGGTGCTCGTCGTCATCAAGATCCTGACGCTCAGCCTCTTCGTCGCCGTGGCCCTGCCCGCGTTCGACGCCGCCAACCTTTCCCCCTTCATGCCTTACGGCTTCGGCAAGTCGATGAGCCCCGACGGGATCGAACGCGGCGTCATGGCCGCCGCCGCGATCATCTTCTTCGCCTTCTACGGTTTCGATGCGATCTCGACCGCGGCCGAGGAAACCCGCAATCCCAGCCGGGACCTCGTGATCGGCATCATCGGCTCGCTGGCGATCTGCACGCTCGTCTACGTGCTGGTTGCCGCCGCCGCGATCGGCGCGATGCCCTTTACCCGCTTCGCCGACAGCCCCGAGCCGCTCGCCCTGATCCTGCGCCAGATGGGCCGCGAG
The DNA window shown above is from Novosphingobium sp. RL4 and carries:
- a CDS encoding amino acid permease, which encodes MTEAIQPAPAALPKTLSWPHLLALGVGSIVGTGILTLIGVGADRAGPAVLVSFAIAGAICACAALAYAELSTMMPTAGSAYSYSHKVLGSTIGWIVGWSLILEYSLVVSTVAVGWSGYASPLLHAVGFPKALTEGPELGGLVNVPAVFIIAVVAGLLAFGTRESARINTVLVVIKILTLSLFVAVALPAFDAANLSPFMPYGFGKSMSPDGIERGVMAAAAIIFFAFYGFDAISTAAEETRNPSRDLVIGIIGSLAICTLVYVLVAAAAIGAMPFTRFADSPEPLALILRQMGREPVARVVAIAAVIALPTVLLGFLYGQSRIFLAMARDGFLPASLAKLSSRGTPVRVTTMTAVIVAILAGILPISEIAALANAGTLIAFAAVGTCLIVLRKREPGAHRPFRVPAGILVGVLTIGGCLYLFASLPNKTLLACLGWNVLGAALFLLHGRRRAA